From Natronincola ferrireducens, the proteins below share one genomic window:
- a CDS encoding metallophosphoesterase, with protein MALYAIGDLHLSNDVDKPMDVFGEHWTMHAMKIKENWLRKVKSDDTVLIPGDISWGMNMEEATKDLQWIEALPGKKILLKGNHDYWWGSISRLNNSFNNMEFLQNNFFTYEDYAICGTRGWICPNPYRFTKQDEKIYHREIHRLRLSLDAAKLKGYNKIIGMLHYPPTNDLQQTSLFTEAFEAYNVDTVIYGHLHGEESYEGGLQGVHQGISYHLVSCDYLDFNLFRIR; from the coding sequence ATGGCTCTATACGCAATAGGAGATTTACATTTAAGTAATGATGTAGATAAACCTATGGATGTATTTGGTGAACACTGGACAATGCATGCCATGAAAATTAAAGAAAATTGGCTTCGAAAAGTAAAGTCAGATGATACTGTGCTTATTCCTGGAGACATTTCCTGGGGAATGAATATGGAAGAAGCAACGAAGGATTTACAATGGATTGAAGCACTTCCAGGTAAGAAAATTTTGTTAAAGGGTAACCATGATTATTGGTGGGGATCTATTTCAAGATTGAATAATAGTTTTAATAATATGGAGTTTCTACAGAACAACTTTTTTACCTATGAAGATTACGCCATATGTGGTACTAGAGGATGGATATGTCCCAATCCCTATAGGTTCACTAAACAGGATGAAAAAATTTATCATCGGGAAATCCATCGATTAAGACTTTCTTTAGATGCTGCGAAACTGAAGGGCTACAATAAAATTATAGGGATGCTTCATTATCCTCCTACAAATGATCTTCAACAAACCTCCTTGTTTACTGAGGCGTTTGAGGCATATAATGTAGATACAGTTATATACGGCCACCTCCATGGAGAAGAGTCCTATGAAGGAGGACTTCAAGGAGTACATCAAGGTATCAGCTATCATTTGGTTTCCTGTGATTATTTAGATTTTAATCTATTTAGAATACGATGA
- a CDS encoding MoaD/ThiS family protein: MMQVTVKVMGDLIKIVGYSSFTVELQKDATIKGLLEELFILHGEDFKKEVMDKEGRDLAPYYKVLVNGRNAKLLGHFETVLENGQTIHIMPPIAGG, translated from the coding sequence ATGATGCAAGTTACTGTAAAGGTAATGGGAGATCTTATAAAAATTGTAGGCTATAGTAGCTTTACGGTAGAGCTACAAAAGGATGCTACCATTAAAGGCCTCTTAGAGGAACTGTTTATTTTGCATGGAGAAGACTTTAAAAAAGAAGTAATGGATAAGGAAGGGAGGGATTTGGCTCCCTACTACAAAGTTCTTGTCAATGGAAGAAATGCTAAATTATTAGGACATTTTGAGACGGTTTTAGAAAATGGCCAAACAATCCATATTATGCCACCAATAGCTGGGGGATAA
- a CDS encoding helix-turn-helix domain-containing protein, with product MLKECIEYSDGLAIRVFSSSINEYPIHMHDELEIIYVIEGEINLKDTFHSYTLEQGDVYFINGGDLHSIYKKSDSNLILFLQIDLENYKKYHPYVDKIIYICDSYYNKAHREEIERIKQYLIKIMLEVLNKEEGYRKKVEALVISCLLNLINDFQYYSMDDKKLKNENKYKGDHFQIQRIHRITDYIYSNYNKKISLEQISKEEHISKYYLTRLLKYGVGYGFQDTVNLVRVELSEKLLLGTEMTIEDIVHECGFSSYRYYTKHFKKFFGITPSEHRKKFKDKTIRVKKIKYLDYDKEKAVKKIKNLLKIPKEKQNVYSFEGVFNIIEIDFTNKGTKKFEHYWNYLNLPNIYQGLTLEYQKYLEKFQEDIGFKYIRLNPLDCIERNYTPENFDCFNQLFNTCNRIRITPIITMNYEKIVTNGLVNELPYILNNFILYCMNKYGYESVKNWKFELHSNVKDNKYNYLISEINKIIKSYKMTTPKEKNVMNYSLNSLYDTEFMASFIVHNLVKSNKDKFKDNIMLIDSFHDYSRNHSFFHGGLGLITLNGLRKSSYYGFYLLSKLGDEIIAKGDGYVATKNNDSIQILIYNYDELCNNLFIDEKIELKVAKKQLHDILNTKKEFILRLMNIGNKYIIKRYKLDIENGFVYKHWENMGCPQSISKENEELIQRTSFPKITFSHIEQKSYYDLHITLEPFNVELITFEKMSYK from the coding sequence ATGCTAAAAGAATGTATTGAATACTCTGACGGTTTAGCTATTAGAGTATTTAGTAGTTCAATTAATGAATATCCTATACATATGCATGATGAACTTGAAATCATTTATGTTATAGAAGGAGAAATAAATCTTAAAGATACTTTTCACAGCTATACGTTGGAACAAGGGGATGTTTATTTTATTAATGGAGGAGACCTGCATAGTATTTATAAAAAAAGTGATTCAAATTTAATATTATTCCTACAAATTGATTTGGAAAACTACAAAAAATATCATCCTTACGTAGATAAAATAATTTATATATGTGATTCATATTATAACAAAGCTCATAGAGAAGAAATTGAAAGAATAAAACAATATTTAATAAAAATAATGCTGGAAGTTTTAAACAAGGAAGAAGGATATAGAAAAAAAGTTGAAGCATTAGTTATCTCATGTCTATTAAACCTAATAAATGATTTTCAATATTATTCTATGGATGATAAAAAACTTAAAAATGAAAACAAGTATAAAGGAGATCATTTTCAAATTCAAAGGATACACAGAATAACAGATTATATTTATTCAAATTACAATAAAAAAATTAGTTTAGAACAAATTTCTAAAGAAGAACATATTAGTAAGTATTATTTGACACGTCTGCTTAAATATGGGGTTGGATATGGATTTCAAGATACCGTAAATTTAGTTAGGGTAGAACTATCTGAAAAACTACTATTAGGGACGGAAATGACTATAGAAGATATTGTACATGAATGTGGTTTTTCCTCCTATAGATATTATACTAAACATTTCAAAAAATTCTTTGGTATAACACCTTCTGAACATAGAAAAAAATTTAAAGATAAAACAATTAGAGTTAAAAAAATAAAATATTTAGATTATGATAAAGAAAAAGCCGTAAAAAAAATAAAAAACTTGTTGAAAATTCCTAAAGAAAAACAGAATGTTTATAGTTTTGAGGGAGTATTCAACATTATTGAAATAGATTTTACTAATAAGGGAACTAAAAAATTTGAGCATTACTGGAACTATTTAAACTTGCCAAATATTTATCAAGGACTTACCTTAGAGTACCAAAAGTATTTAGAAAAATTTCAGGAGGATATTGGTTTTAAGTACATTCGTTTAAATCCTCTGGATTGTATAGAAAGAAATTATACACCTGAAAATTTTGATTGTTTTAATCAGCTATTCAATACTTGTAATAGAATAAGGATTACGCCTATTATTACAATGAATTATGAAAAAATAGTGACTAATGGACTTGTTAATGAATTGCCATATATTTTAAATAATTTTATATTGTACTGTATGAATAAATATGGATATGAATCAGTAAAAAATTGGAAATTCGAGTTACATAGTAATGTAAAAGACAATAAATATAATTACCTTATTTCAGAAATTAATAAAATAATTAAATCCTATAAAATGACCACACCAAAAGAAAAAAATGTCATGAATTATTCTTTAAATTCATTGTATGATACGGAATTTATGGCTTCCTTCATAGTACATAATCTAGTAAAGAGTAACAAAGATAAATTTAAAGATAACATAATGCTAATAGATAGTTTCCATGATTATTCAAGAAATCATTCCTTTTTTCATGGTGGTCTAGGCTTAATAACATTGAATGGTTTAAGAAAATCATCCTATTATGGATTCTACTTATTATCAAAGCTTGGTGATGAGATAATAGCTAAGGGAGATGGGTATGTAGCAACTAAAAACAATGATAGTATACAAATATTAATATATAACTATGATGAACTATGCAACAACCTATTTATTGATGAAAAAATAGAATTAAAAGTAGCTAAAAAACAATTGCATGATATACTCAATACAAAAAAAGAATTTATCTTACGACTAATGAACATAGGTAATAAATATATTATAAAGAGATATAAATTAGACATAGAAAATGGTTTTGTCTATAAGCATTGGGAAAACATGGGATGTCCCCAATCAATTTCCAAAGAAAATGAAGAATTGATTCAAAGAACATCTTTCCCTAAAATCACTTTTTCCCACATCGAACAAAAAAGTTATTATGATTTGCACATCACACTAGAACCTTTTAACGTTGAATTAATTACATTTGAAAAGATGAGTTATAAATAA
- a CDS encoding ATP-binding protein, whose protein sequence is MIKLIVGKKGSGKTKTLIHDANEAVKKAKGNIVFVDVDSSHMFQIDYKIRFISLKDYQITNEDIFYGYICGITASNYDIESIYVDDLLKATEKSLEELEDFFKKLDMLEIKYNVNFIFTISSDVEEIPDYLKKYMLEVLY, encoded by the coding sequence ATGATAAAATTAATCGTAGGAAAAAAGGGAAGCGGTAAAACGAAGACTTTGATTCATGATGCAAATGAAGCTGTTAAAAAAGCAAAGGGTAATATTGTATTTGTAGATGTAGATAGCAGTCACATGTTTCAAATAGATTATAAAATAAGGTTTATCTCTTTAAAGGATTATCAAATCACAAACGAAGATATTTTCTATGGTTATATCTGTGGCATAACAGCATCGAATTATGATATTGAAAGTATTTATGTAGATGATCTATTAAAAGCCACAGAAAAATCTTTAGAAGAGCTGGAGGATTTCTTTAAAAAACTAGATATGCTAGAGATAAAATATAATGTAAACTTTATTTTTACCATTAGTAGTGATGTAGAAGAAATTCCAGACTATCTAAAAAAATATATGCTAGAGGTTTTATATTAA
- a CDS encoding TIGR01212 family radical SAM protein (This family includes YhcC from E. coli K-12, an uncharacterized radical SAM protein.), which produces MKQEGFLYKTYSQYLREKYGEKVYKLPVNLPLTCPNRDGRLGRGGCSFCAEVGTGFENLPNYYGVRQQLEENMSHIRKKYKAQKFIAYFQNFTNTYLPLEDFKKHIQEALLEDIVEIAISTRPDCISDAYLAFLKEIKEKEDIEISIELGLQTVNYHTLNKINRGHSLAEFIDAVLLIKKYDFEICSHLILNLPWDNKEDVIENAKIMSALKVNQIKLHALYLVKGTIMGEMYERGEFQIISAEEYKDRVITFLEHLDPNIVVQRLIGRAPEENSIFVNWNMSWWKIRDEIHEKMEKNNNYQGKKANYLGGKALSCSQFK; this is translated from the coding sequence ATGAAACAAGAAGGATTTCTATATAAAACATATTCCCAATATCTTCGGGAGAAATATGGAGAAAAAGTATATAAACTTCCAGTAAATTTGCCATTAACTTGTCCTAATAGAGATGGAAGGTTAGGGAGGGGAGGGTGTAGTTTTTGTGCAGAAGTAGGGACTGGATTTGAAAACCTGCCGAATTATTATGGGGTTAGACAACAATTGGAAGAAAATATGAGTCATATTAGAAAAAAATATAAGGCACAAAAATTTATAGCTTACTTTCAGAACTTTACTAATACTTATTTACCTCTAGAGGATTTTAAAAAACATATACAGGAGGCTTTACTTGAAGATATCGTTGAAATTGCTATTTCTACTAGACCTGATTGTATTTCAGATGCCTATCTAGCATTTTTGAAGGAAATAAAAGAAAAAGAAGATATAGAAATATCTATAGAATTGGGCCTGCAAACAGTAAATTATCATACTTTAAACAAGATAAATAGGGGACATAGCTTAGCAGAATTTATAGATGCTGTTTTGCTTATAAAAAAATATGATTTTGAAATTTGCAGTCATTTAATCTTAAACCTACCTTGGGACAATAAAGAAGATGTTATAGAAAATGCTAAAATTATGTCAGCCCTCAAGGTAAATCAGATAAAATTGCATGCCCTATATTTAGTCAAGGGAACGATTATGGGTGAAATGTATGAAAGGGGAGAGTTTCAAATTATTTCTGCAGAAGAATATAAGGATAGGGTTATTACCTTTTTAGAACACCTTGATCCCAATATTGTTGTACAACGATTGATAGGAAGAGCACCTGAAGAGAACAGCATATTTGTAAACTGGAATATGAGCTGGTGGAAAATAAGAGATGAGATACATGAAAAAATGGAGAAAAACAACAACTACCAAGGTAAAAAGGCCAATTATTTAGGTGGAAAAGCTTTAAGCTGTAGTCAATTTAAATAG
- a CDS encoding 4Fe-4S dicluster domain-containing protein — translation MATKMVGIKEKCVGCRICELACSINLEGVFNPKLSKIQIERGKGALDLPHVCYQCEKAACSQVCPVDAIEMEEDTGIWRLDKEACIGCGTCIDACPYGAIFMEPNNRYAIKCEICEDLHCKESCPNGALELQK, via the coding sequence ATGGCAACAAAAATGGTTGGTATAAAAGAAAAATGTGTAGGGTGCAGGATTTGTGAGTTGGCTTGCTCCATAAATTTAGAGGGAGTTTTTAATCCTAAGCTTTCTAAGATCCAGATTGAACGAGGTAAAGGAGCATTGGATTTACCCCATGTCTGTTATCAGTGTGAGAAGGCAGCCTGTAGTCAAGTCTGCCCTGTAGATGCTATTGAGATGGAGGAAGATACAGGGATATGGAGGCTAGATAAGGAAGCCTGCATAGGGTGTGGCACTTGCATAGATGCTTGTCCCTATGGTGCTATATTTATGGAGCCAAATAATCGGTATGCAATAAAATGTGAAATTTGTGAAGATTTGCATTGTAAAGAAAGCTGTCCAAATGGTGCATTGGAATTGCAAAAATAA
- the gap gene encoding type I glyceraldehyde-3-phosphate dehydrogenase, translated as MKTKIGINGFGRIGKGVLKASLELNGDVEVVAINSTSGPAKHAHIYKYDSIYGRVKEEVKATEDALHIGDKKIQFTAYRDPAEIPWGEMGVEIVIEATGIFLTKEAASKHFEGGAKKVIISAPAKSGEDLTVVMGVNEKDYDPANHHILSNASCTTNCLAPVAKVLEDNFGIETGMMTTVHAYTNDQRILDLPHSDLRRARAAAESIIPTTTGAAKAVSKVIPSLEGKLNGMAMRVPIPVVSVVDLVAELKTDTTAEEVNEKLKQAAEGPMKGILGYSEEPLVSIDYKQDDRSSIVDALSTMMVGKKMVKIVAWYDNEWGYSNRIVDLANYIAKKGL; from the coding sequence ATGAAAACCAAAATAGGTATAAATGGGTTTGGACGAATTGGAAAGGGTGTATTAAAGGCTTCTTTAGAACTCAATGGAGATGTAGAGGTTGTAGCTATTAATAGTACCAGTGGACCAGCAAAACATGCTCATATTTATAAATATGATTCCATCTATGGAAGGGTAAAGGAAGAGGTAAAAGCAACGGAAGATGCTTTACACATAGGAGATAAGAAAATTCAATTCACTGCCTATAGGGATCCTGCAGAAATACCCTGGGGAGAAATGGGGGTAGAAATTGTTATTGAAGCTACTGGAATCTTCTTAACAAAAGAAGCTGCCTCTAAGCATTTTGAAGGTGGAGCAAAGAAGGTTATTATATCCGCTCCTGCTAAGTCGGGGGAGGACTTAACCGTTGTTATGGGAGTAAATGAAAAGGATTATGATCCTGCTAACCATCACATATTATCCAATGCATCCTGTACCACCAACTGTTTAGCTCCTGTAGCCAAAGTATTGGAGGACAATTTTGGTATAGAAACTGGAATGATGACCACTGTACATGCCTATACCAACGATCAAAGAATATTAGATTTACCCCATAGTGATTTAAGAAGAGCAAGGGCTGCTGCAGAATCTATTATACCAACCACTACTGGTGCTGCAAAGGCGGTGTCAAAGGTTATCCCTTCTTTAGAAGGAAAGTTAAACGGTATGGCAATGAGGGTTCCTATTCCAGTTGTATCTGTAGTGGATTTAGTAGCGGAATTAAAAACAGATACAACAGCTGAAGAAGTGAATGAGAAGTTAAAACAGGCAGCTGAAGGCCCTATGAAGGGAATACTAGGATATTCTGAGGAGCCATTAGTGTCTATAGATTATAAACAAGACGATAGATCCTCCATTGTCGATGCCTTGTCTACCATGATGGTAGGTAAAAAGATGGTAAAAATAGTAGCTTGGTATGATAATGAATGGGGATATTCTAACAGAATTGTAGATTTAGCTAACTATATTGCTAAAAAAGGATTATAG
- a CDS encoding DUF378 domain-containing protein has product MLTWIALILIIIGALNWGLYGLFGVDLVAKLFGGPRSLVSRIIYTLIGISGLYTIIMLILRR; this is encoded by the coding sequence TTGTTAACCTGGATTGCTTTAATACTTATCATTATTGGGGCTTTAAACTGGGGTCTATATGGGTTGTTTGGAGTGGATTTAGTGGCAAAGCTATTTGGGGGGCCACGATCCTTAGTCAGTAGAATAATTTACACTTTGATAGGCATCTCAGGACTTTACACAATTATTATGTTAATATTGAGAAGATAG
- a CDS encoding biotin/lipoyl-containing protein — MVLILETIKMGNDITPPISGTIKSLEVKIGDKVRGSTGSY, encoded by the coding sequence ATAGTCTTAATACTGGAAACAATCAAAATGGGAAACGACATTACACCACCTATTAGTGGCACCATAAAATCTCTTGAAGTAAAAATAGGAGATAAGGTTAGAGGAAGTACTGGCAGTTATTGA
- a CDS encoding SelT/SelW/SelH family (seleno)protein produces MANRKVSIEYCTGUGYLPRALDMAQNILSKYKNEIVSLNLIPSSGGVFEITSNQQLIFSKKQEGRFPTFDEVDPQI; encoded by the coding sequence ATGGCTAATCGAAAAGTATCTATTGAGTATTGTACAGGATGAGGCTATCTACCTAGAGCCTTGGATATGGCTCAAAACATATTGAGTAAATATAAAAATGAGATAGTGTCCCTTAATCTTATCCCATCTTCTGGAGGAGTGTTTGAGATAACCTCAAATCAACAATTAATCTTCTCCAAAAAACAAGAAGGTCGTTTTCCAACCTTTGATGAAGTAGACCCACAAATATAG
- a CDS encoding GTP pyrophosphokinase, with protein MDNIQWKKFLIPYENAVEELKVKFKSIRNELRTIGEYSPIEFVTGRVKKVSSILEKAKKLDVSPEEIPDKIEDIAGIRIMCQFVEDIYTVVDYIRDRNGEDLEIVLEKDYITNFKDSGYRSYHVVIKYPIHTALGPKKILAEIQIRTLAMNFWAIIEHSLKYKYKQLIPPHIEDRLKKASDAAFKLDQEMSEIRHEIRQAQKVFEVRSNIVSSILQNIQSLYITGKVKEANEFQERFNRLWEKGDTIELKILDKEISNLTQKQQQYD; from the coding sequence ATGGATAATATACAGTGGAAAAAGTTTTTAATTCCCTATGAAAATGCTGTAGAGGAGTTAAAGGTAAAATTTAAAAGCATACGAAACGAGCTTCGTACCATCGGTGAATATTCTCCTATTGAATTTGTTACTGGAAGAGTAAAAAAGGTATCCAGTATTTTAGAAAAGGCTAAGAAATTGGATGTAAGCCCTGAAGAAATTCCTGATAAGATAGAGGATATTGCCGGGATAAGAATTATGTGTCAATTTGTTGAGGATATTTATACTGTTGTAGATTACATAAGAGATAGAAATGGGGAAGACTTAGAAATTGTTCTTGAGAAGGATTATATAACCAATTTTAAGGATAGTGGCTATAGAAGTTATCATGTAGTAATTAAATATCCTATCCATACTGCACTAGGCCCCAAAAAAATTCTAGCTGAGATACAAATTAGAACGTTAGCTATGAATTTTTGGGCAATTATCGAACACTCTTTAAAGTATAAATACAAACAGTTGATTCCTCCTCACATCGAAGATCGGCTTAAAAAAGCTTCTGATGCTGCTTTTAAACTAGATCAAGAAATGTCAGAAATTCGCCATGAAATTAGACAGGCACAAAAAGTCTTTGAAGTAAGGTCTAACATTGTATCCAGTATATTACAGAATATACAATCCCTCTATATAACAGGCAAGGTCAAAGAAGCCAATGAATTTCAAGAGCGATTCAATAGACTGTGGGAAAAAGGTGACACAATAGAACTAAAGATATTAGATAAAGAAATTAGCAACCTAACCCAAAAACAACAGCAATACGACTAA
- a CDS encoding LysM peptidoglycan-binding domain-containing protein → MHPNYMSPMMNPQVPEPPPCPDGTIYTIRPGDTMFRIANRYDISLTQLIAANPQITNPNIIFVGQRICIPKVVTPLPPPEEFCPDGILYTVQRGDTMFNIARRYGLTLQQLIRANPQIPDPNVLEIGQKICIPVTGVPLPEGICKIDLKPERTGILGATAFINIPDPTVWISTFGLPDPATIDTKYKCYYAWVVDRDTEKYCRVDLKDSGVPDIMVGYRKTTGSFVGYDEIIVTAEAVVSISKPEGPVLLRGSLAPCR, encoded by the coding sequence ATGCATCCTAATTATATGTCACCTATGATGAATCCACAGGTCCCTGAACCCCCACCTTGTCCAGATGGAACCATATATACCATCAGACCGGGAGATACAATGTTTCGAATAGCCAATCGATATGATATAAGTTTAACACAATTGATTGCAGCAAATCCACAAATTACAAATCCAAATATTATTTTTGTAGGACAAAGAATTTGCATACCTAAAGTGGTAACCCCACTGCCACCTCCAGAAGAATTTTGTCCAGATGGAATTTTGTATACGGTACAACGTGGTGATACAATGTTTAATATCGCAAGAAGGTATGGCTTGACACTGCAGCAGTTAATAAGAGCTAATCCCCAAATCCCAGATCCAAATGTACTAGAAATAGGACAAAAAATATGTATACCAGTAACAGGTGTTCCCTTACCGGAGGGTATTTGCAAGATAGATTTAAAACCTGAACGCACTGGAATACTGGGGGCTACAGCTTTTATAAACATTCCAGACCCTACTGTATGGATAAGTACCTTTGGTTTGCCTGATCCTGCTACAATAGATACTAAATACAAATGCTATTATGCTTGGGTGGTAGATAGGGATACTGAAAAATACTGTAGGGTAGATTTAAAGGACTCAGGAGTACCAGATATTATGGTAGGATATAGAAAAACAACAGGTAGCTTTGTAGGTTATGATGAAATTATTGTTACAGCAGAAGCAGTTGTATCAATATCTAAGCCTGAGGGACCAGTTTTACTAAGAGGAAGCTTAGCACCTTGCAGATAA
- a CDS encoding aldehyde ferredoxin oxidoreductase family protein, translated as MKMLGGYAGKYLDVDLTKGEIHVKPLKQEMVENYIGGGGFIAKILWDELEVDTEPLSPENVLILMTGPMTGTMAPTGNSWYVGFKSPTTGIYGEGRGGGYWGPELKYAGYDYIVIRGQSKKPVYISIENDRIQLLDAERIWGKDFFETTRILEEKHKGAKVLGIGPAGENLVKSACVMSDLYRAGGRGGAGAVMGSKNLKAIAVYGSGSVHVANKELFQDILKEVNEAIYTHPATNHLLPDYGTASLVNGMNAFGALPTRNFQSGVFEGAEKISGEKMSETILAKTRSCFACNIKCTRYTIVEEGEYAGVESEGPEYETVDAFGARCGVDNLEAIAMANMNANRLGLDTISAGTLISFAMELYEEGILTKEDCNQLELTFGNHRAMNQLLEDIAYRKGLGDILAEGVRDAAAKIGKGAEKYAMHVKGLELTATELRAAQDSGLGHAIANRGGDHLRPWSPAFTLFNFGNEEMELSGVADPIVPDEKAEVVDKMAKTAIFTDLNGMCKFTVLCNTLSPRQLAALHTSITGIVLSSEDLSTTVDRVLNLQRILNIKKFNMSSKEDTLPERFLKEPAPNGPAQGKVVVLDKMLKEYYQLVGWDEKGIPKEETLKELGLDFLIGSEEK; from the coding sequence ATGAAGATGTTAGGAGGCTATGCAGGTAAATATTTAGATGTTGATCTTACAAAGGGTGAGATTCATGTTAAACCATTAAAACAAGAAATGGTGGAAAATTATATAGGTGGTGGAGGATTTATTGCCAAAATATTATGGGATGAATTAGAGGTAGATACGGAACCATTAAGTCCTGAAAATGTTTTGATTCTTATGACTGGTCCCATGACAGGTACAATGGCCCCCACTGGAAATAGCTGGTACGTTGGATTTAAATCCCCTACAACAGGTATTTATGGTGAAGGTCGGGGTGGAGGTTACTGGGGTCCTGAGTTGAAATATGCAGGGTATGACTATATCGTTATTAGAGGACAATCTAAAAAACCAGTTTACATTTCTATTGAAAATGATAGGATTCAACTATTAGATGCAGAAAGAATATGGGGCAAAGACTTTTTTGAAACAACCAGGATACTAGAAGAGAAGCATAAAGGAGCAAAAGTACTAGGAATTGGCCCAGCCGGTGAAAATTTAGTAAAATCTGCATGTGTTATGAGTGATTTATATAGGGCTGGGGGTCGTGGTGGCGCTGGAGCTGTAATGGGATCTAAAAACCTTAAGGCTATAGCAGTTTATGGTTCGGGCAGTGTTCATGTAGCCAACAAGGAATTATTTCAGGATATTCTTAAAGAAGTTAACGAAGCTATTTACACCCATCCTGCTACCAATCATTTATTACCTGATTATGGTACTGCATCTCTAGTAAACGGCATGAACGCCTTTGGTGCTTTGCCTACTAGAAACTTTCAATCCGGTGTTTTTGAAGGGGCCGAAAAAATCAGTGGTGAAAAAATGTCAGAAACGATTTTAGCAAAAACCCGTAGCTGTTTTGCTTGTAACATTAAATGTACACGATATACGATTGTAGAAGAGGGAGAGTATGCAGGAGTAGAAAGTGAAGGTCCTGAGTATGAAACTGTAGATGCATTTGGAGCTAGGTGTGGAGTAGATAATTTGGAAGCAATAGCCATGGCCAATATGAATGCAAATCGATTAGGTTTAGATACCATTTCAGCAGGAACCCTTATTTCCTTTGCTATGGAGCTTTATGAAGAAGGGATTCTTACGAAGGAGGATTGTAATCAACTGGAGTTAACCTTTGGAAACCATAGGGCTATGAATCAGCTGTTGGAGGATATAGCCTATAGGAAAGGTCTTGGGGACATATTAGCAGAAGGTGTAAGGGATGCAGCAGCTAAAATCGGTAAGGGGGCTGAAAAGTATGCTATGCATGTGAAGGGCTTAGAGTTAACTGCAACAGAACTTAGGGCTGCTCAGGACTCTGGATTAGGTCATGCTATCGCCAATAGAGGGGGAGACCATCTAAGACCTTGGTCACCGGCCTTTACATTATTTAACTTTGGTAATGAGGAAATGGAGCTTTCAGGGGTGGCAGATCCAATTGTACCGGATGAAAAGGCTGAAGTAGTGGATAAGATGGCAAAAACAGCTATATTTACAGATTTAAATGGAATGTGTAAGTTTACTGTACTATGTAATACTTTATCTCCTAGGCAGTTGGCTGCACTGCATACTTCTATAACCGGTATTGTTCTGTCGTCAGAGGATTTATCAACTACAGTGGATAGGGTACTGAACCTACAGAGAATATTAAATATTAAAAAATTTAATATGTCATCAAAGGAGGATACTTTACCTGAAAGATTTTTAAAGGAGCCAGCACCTAATGGCCCAGCCCAAGGAAAGGTTGTAGTGCTAGACAAGATGCTAAAGGAATATTACCAATTGGTAGGCTGGGATGAAAAAGGTATTCCAAAGGAAGAAACCCTCAAAGAGCTTGGATTGGATTTTCTAATAGGCAGTGAAGAAAAATGA
- a CDS encoding adenine nucleotide alpha hydrolase family protein, which translates to MIEKENTMICVTQQKTCERLIKVGTKIQEKQGGGLYVVHVAPVGWNILGNSKEGEALDYLFDISKRVGADMTVLRSTEVVKTILDFCQKHNIKTIVLGESKEKTSDNNIIMKLSKKVCEDVDIKIIPTD; encoded by the coding sequence ATGATAGAAAAAGAAAATACAATGATCTGTGTAACCCAACAAAAAACCTGTGAAAGATTGATAAAAGTAGGAACAAAAATCCAAGAAAAACAAGGCGGGGGATTATATGTTGTCCATGTTGCTCCAGTAGGATGGAATATACTAGGCAATTCAAAAGAGGGAGAAGCACTGGACTACTTATTTGATATCTCAAAAAGGGTTGGGGCAGATATGACAGTTCTACGCTCTACAGAAGTGGTGAAAACTATACTGGACTTCTGTCAAAAACATAATATTAAAACCATTGTTTTAGGAGAATCTAAAGAAAAAACCAGTGACAACAATATCATTATGAAGTTAAGTAAAAAGGTATGTGAAGATGTGGATATAAAAATTATACCTACTGACTAA